GTTTAAAGTGGAACTTCTATTAAATGCTTTACCACACTGGTTGCATTTGTGAGGTTTTTCCtaggcaggagggaggaaaaacAGAGGAATTAAggtgttttgttattattacGTGCAGTCCTGCAAGCAAAACAGTGATGCTCTAACACTTATAAGCAGAACAAAGGCAAATGATATGTTGCAACTCCCCAGATAGCACATTTAAACAAATCTTATGCTAAAGAATAAGGTTTTATCAGTCATTTCAGCGCTCCTAAGTTTACCAGGTGAATCTGAGACAGAGGAACACACCTGCGTGTGAATGATCTTGTGCCTGCACAAGGTGCTGGCTTGTCGGAAGCCCTTTCCACACACTTTGCATACGAAGGGTCTGGCTCCTGTGTGCACCGGCATGTGACGGGTTAAGTTGTAGTGCGCGTTAAAGACCTTAAGATTAAAGACACGTAGAACAAGTTAGCCAAACAAGCACACTGAAATTAAGCACTCTGAAActagggaggaggaggggaggaagtaTAACAAGTGTATACAAATAATTACCCccaaaaaaataaggaagaaaggaagggaaagaagagatagagatagagagactGAGACTTCTTCAGAGTACTTGCCTTTCCGCACACTTCGCAAGTGAAAACTTTGGGCTTGGCATTAGGAGATCCTCGGCTGAAATCCGAGGTTTTGAACGCAATTTTTTCTGACAGAAGCTGGGCGCTTTCTTTCATGTAATGCTGCAGCTGAGCCTGAGACAGGTCCTTGAAAGCTACTCCGGAAGGATACTTCTCCACCGCCGGGACCACCAGTTTATTCCTTTCGGCTAAATATGTTTTTGGCTGCGGGTGCAAAGGGGAACTGAGAAAGTAGGAGGCCACCGGGTGGATGTTCACGCCGGCTGCCGGGTGGCACGGGCCATCACCTCTGTTCAGGTAGCACAGGGCGCCCATGGCGTGGAAGGAAGAGTGGTTGACCACACGCGGCCTTACCAGCTTGTACTGCTGCAGCGGCAGTGCATCACGGGCCAAGTCGCCCTTCAGACTCAGAGCGCAGTTGAGCAGGTCGCTGCAGCTGAACGCTGGCGCGGAGGGCGCTACTGCGGGCGCCGCCGGGGCCTCCAGACTCGCCTTTCTCGGCTCTGAGCCGGTCACTCCTGCCTTGGAGCTCGTGTCGTATGCCACAGGCACAAAGGGGATCATGCAGGGAATCGACGAGTTGAGATGCAGAGAGTGCTTAGGGTCCCCTTTGGGCACGGTTCCCTGCAGGAAGTGAGGGACAGGCAGGGCCTTGGGCTCTGGGGTGCGCGCCATAATTCGTTCGATGGAGAAAGCCAAGGGTTTGGATGTGCTCATCACGTTGCCCCGGGCTGAAGCAGTCGCTAACATTTTGGTGGTCGCGTTGTGGCAGCTACTGTCCATGTCTGAGTCGCCAGCGTCCGTCAGCCAGGGCTGGGCTGCGCGGTCGTTGCCTTGTTCCCTGCTTGTCACAGACCTGCGGAGAGGAGGACGGGCACCATCACCAccagcagcctcctcctcctcctccccagcatcACCAGCCGAACCTGCCTGCCCAGCCCAATGGACTCCTGCCAGCCCATCGCAGAGTTCTTGGCGCACCAATGACTCGGGGACAATCACTACTTATTTCTATCAATAGAAAGTGTTGTGTCAATAACGCAGCCAAGATCTCGCCAATCGTTAACTTCCAAGAGGAGAAGGTAAACTAGATAATTGCTCAATTCGCTTCCAACAGTCAacaggaaaacttttttttttttcctctgcagtCATTGACTACTTTTCATTGGTGAGCGAAGTTCCTCCGCCCAGAAGAGGCGGGGGCGCTCTCTGCAACGCGCCGCGCCCTCCCCTTCGCTCGCGCACTTGCCGGTGCACACTTTGCTACCCtccagccaccccctcccccctaCTTCCTCCGTCTTTTTAATTCTCAATCTGCTTAACCAGGCTTTAGAGGCCAAGCAAATCTGAGATCAATTTTCTCGTTTAGCTCTAAGTGACATCATCTAAAATCATTGTGCAAGGGCTAAATAAGGAAACAGTCTAATTTCAGGGGCAAATGCCAGGCTATATTTATCAAACGCCAGGCTTCAGAAAGCCTTGGCCAGGAAGCCTTTGGCAGAGAAATCTGACGTTTCCTTGCTTGGTTCCGCTGGACCGTGATCGGGGCCGTGTCGCCTCTTCCACAGTCCTCTTTATTCCTCCAGGTCTGGGGGTGGCACTCTCTTGGCATCCCAGAGTCTCCAAGGCCCGATCCGAGTCTGGACCATTTGGAAGAAGCCAGCAGGTAACTGGCCTCCCCAAATGCCCCTGAGAATGAAAGGCCTTGGGGAGGCTTGTTATGTATTTGTGGTTTTGTAAAGGCGATGCCCGTGGCAATAGCCTGGGAAAGATGCACTCCTGTCCACAAAGTAGAGGAGTTGCAAGGAATAAGCGGGTATCACACCGCAGGAAACTCTGACTTGGATCGGACCCCACCCCGGATACATACAAATACACGCGAGCGCGCGCTTCCATGAGTTTCAGTTGGGAATCCGGAAAGAGCATTTCTTTAAAGAACCTGCGCTCAGCTAGAGCTCTCTCCCAGCAGAGCATTTTTAAGCACTCAATGTCGAACGGAGAAGGGGAACAGAACTTATTGATCCCCATCCCGGCTACCAGTGTCTACATGGCTCCCCCCAAGCAGTGCCAGCGGCAGCCAGGGTGTCTGTGCTCAGCTGTGCAGCGAGCAGGGCGAACTGCTGTAGCCAGGAGTCGCGGCCACGCCTGTACCTCCCTAAGAGAGCCTGTAGAGCACCATGCCCCAGCAACGTCCCCAAACCGGGCGTCTGCCCGTTGTGGCGCTTGGGCTCAAATTCCTAGGACTGAGCGGTAGAGCGTTTGGAGGGTTTAGGGAAGATTCTAGTAGTAGAGGCTCGGACTGTGCGGGTTCCCGCGGCTCAGGCGGAGCGCGCGGAGAGCAACTGCGCGCACACTCCTCGGTGCAACCGGTTGAGAGTCAGCGATTGTGTGTAGCTGAGCCCCGAGGTAAGGCGCGCAACCCGGGCTGCAGGGAGCTGGAAGACCCGACCGCTTTGAGTCAGAGCCAGAAAGCACTAAACTGCAAGCACGGGAAGGTACTGCTTGGAAGCCGAGGTAAGTAGCCTCCTGCAGTACTTCAAGGTGCCATCTGCCTGTTAACTGTGACTGGGTGGGTGTGGAGTGGGTGACGGGTACCTGACCAAGCGTGGTGTGTTGGCCTACTGGAAGAACCCTGGAAAGGGTCAGCAGTGGGAGTTGGATGAAGGCAGACTACAAACCATTGCATTGTTAAGGCCTTAACCAGTTTCACCCAAAGATGCTCAGCTGGACCTCAAACGGAGGGAAATGGCCTCCAATTATTCCCTCCTCCGTACCCCATTCCCAGCACGGGCCAGGTCAGGAACTCGGGCCCCTCATCCCTACTCTGGGAACCGAGAAAtgtgaaaaaggaagagagattgAACTGGGAATCCACCTGAGGCCCAACTGCAAGGCAGGGCACTTGGGTTTGTGGTGGGGGAAGAGTTACTCAAgaaatgggggaggggagttAGTCCTATTTGTAGTTGCAGGCGGCCAAGAGGCCAGATGGGGGAAAGGTCTGACGCCATCGACCCGCCTTAGCACTAGGTCTGGGTTCTTTCCAGTCTCAGGATAGCTTCTAGTTGGGAAGACTGATGCAGGGGTGAAGAAGGGTATAAGGGTAGAAGGATGCAATCGTGGGACACCTGGGCAGAGCTGGGACAGAGACTCCATACAAACTAGGAGGAGCTTCGGAGCTCTCTTTCGCTGGGGCACAACCACTTAGGGTTCTGCCAAAatggaagttttctttcctttgctcttgGGGCAATAgaatctctcttcctttcccctgcTCAGACAAAAGGACAGGCTTTGCTTGGGGAAGGGGGATGGGTGGGCGGAGGTCCCTGTCCCACGACAGATGGGTCGCGGTTAAGACTTTAATTGCTGCCTTTTGGGGCGGATCAGATTCCCTTTCCTACCTGCCGCTTTCCAACAGCAAAGAATCCCCCTCCTGCTGCACTCCTTCCTCACAGGGCCaggtttaaagaaaaaagcaaagaaacacgAAACAGCCCGGCTATGGGAAGCTTTGAAGCGCCCAGCTGATTTGCACAACTCACCGGCCCCCGGAGCCTTACCGGCCTTCTTGACTGAATGCCACCAGTTTGTTTTACGTTTGTCGCGtgtccctccctcttcctttctcctcctccccctcccctttccttaaCGGCAAAAAAGCTTTCATTTGACCTGGGTTAATTTCTTCTTCAGTGGacactaaattaaaaaaggaaaaatattggcTAAGGAGTACACATGTTTtgtatagttaatattttaacaGTTTGCTTTTCACTGGTCTTTTTGGGATTTGCCTATTTGACAAGTGTTTGAAAGTGTCATTTGAGTAACAAATATGCCAAAGCAtcaattatattctttaaaaaaagataacccTGCTTTTTTGATCCTAAAGACTGGAGAAGGACTTTACAAATCCAAGTACTGACAGATATTATgacatttgttaatattttctatcAAAACTTCACCAAACGTGTTAACTAATAATAATATCTCTATAAAGTCAGGATTGCCTTTAAGttcaaaatgaatttaagaagTATTTCTGTCTTATTGTccaatttatttagtttttttgttttatttccaaatgtTTGAAAAGGACAAAACAGTAAATGTACCACGTATTTGGCAAATTTTGAAGCTTctaaaatagtttaatttaaattaaaattaaacactttTAAATTGTTTAGTTTACTAAGAAGACAACGAGGGAgccttgtttgttttgttaatgGCAAAATAGAAACTCTGTTATAGATTCTTTGGGTTTTCTTGCAGAATCCTaaatcctcctttttttttttttttttttttttggttccaagCTTATGATTAAGTTGTTCCTCCCCTTTCCAAACACGAAAAGGCAATATTTATTTGCCCTACCCATCTACCTAAATCCCAATGCAAGTCGAATTTTAAGTGTTTGGTTTGTCCTGAATGAAATAAATACCCTGAGGGAGCCAGAACAATCCTTGTTATAAGAGGCCATATAACAAACTTGTATTGGAaacttctgggggaaaaaaaaaaaaaaagttcttctccTCCAAAATGACTAAAAGTTATCTCTTCCTAGGAATCTAGCTTTGATTTCAATGCTTTAAACTGTGTTCTTGATATTACTCAAGAACTTGCACAATTTTCCCAGGCTTTCTACTTAAGTCCCTGTCACAAGCAAATGTAGTTTTTGATCAATGTTACTGTGATCAgagataaaaagtgaaataatagaACCATAAATTACCAAATAATCTATAATCTTTACATCTTCCTTAATAAGTCACAAAATactgttgtattttttaaaatgcattggaAAACATTGTCACACAGCCAACATTTTGCCCAATGCATTGATTtgtccctgtttttatttttaggggtTTTCAGGCCTGTCAAATATTCATGACCCCCACCCCTTTACCAGAAACAACAGTTAGCTTTCTCTTTGCCTCTTATTAGCTGCTTTAAGCTGAAAGGGGTGTGTGTTattgttatgatgatgatgatgatgatgatgatgataacccCAGGCATTCAGGAGCATCCACACTTTTTCCTGTTTAATATATAGCACCAAAGACAACACTTTACTTCTAGAAGAGAAAAACATTACCTAAATTCCTCCACAGCCTTTATCGCTGACTGatcttttgttatttcttctgGTGTATAATGGAGGCAGGGTGATGGAATAAGACACAAATAGAAAGGGTTTGCATAGTTCAaggaaagttttttgttttgttttgtttcattttttcttttggggtaTCTCAGAGTACACAAtggtatctatctatctatctttcgtATATTTCATTATGAAACATGGACAAGAAGTTCAAATTTGAGGCTACTAGTGTGCGTTTACTTAGTTTGatagtaaattttgaaaaatcttgCTAATTTCATATAACCTGTGAGGGACAATATCACAGATAAGGAATATGAGTCTTGTTCTCTCTtgggggaggaggagtgggagggcGGTCTGTTGTTGTCTCTAGATCTCTGTTGTtactatttcttttatattaggATTTCGGTTAAACCCAGTGAAATTATTCCTCTCAAAACAACATTTACATATTAAATCAGTTTGTAAAAGAAAGCATAGAGCCCCAAAGTGAGAGCTGTTAATGAGGCGACACACATTACAAACAGCGATCACCTGGGCTGCTTGGTTTTTATCCC
This genomic interval from Marmota flaviventris isolate mMarFla1 chromosome 1, mMarFla1.hap1, whole genome shotgun sequence contains the following:
- the Fezf1 gene encoding fez family zinc finger protein 1 isoform X2 produces the protein MDSSCHNATTKMLATASARGNVMSTSKPLAFSIERIMARTPEPKALPVPHFLQGTVPKGDPKHSLHLNSSIPCMIPFVPVAYDTSSKAGVTGSEPRKASLEAPAAPAVAPSAPAFSCSDLLNCALSLKGDLARDALPLQQYKLPKTYLAERNKLVVPAVEKYPSGVAFKDLSQAQLQHYMKESAQLLSEKIAFKTSDFSRGSPNAKPKVFTCEVCGKVFNAHYNLTRHMPVHTGARPFVCKVCGKGFRQASTLCRHKIIHTQEKPHKCNQCGKAFNRSSTLNTHTRIHAGYKPFVCEFCGKGFHQKGNYKNHKLTHSGEKQFKCNICNKAFHQVYNLTFHMHTHNDKKPFTCPTCGKGFCRNFDLKKHVRKLHDSSLGLARTPAGEPGSDAPPPLQQQPPTTLPPLQPPLPPPGPLQPGLHQGHQ
- the Fezf1 gene encoding fez family zinc finger protein 1 isoform X1 codes for the protein MDSSCHNATTKMLATASARGNVMSTSKPLAFSIERIMARTPEPKALPVPHFLQGTVPKGDPKHSLHLNSSIPCMIPFVPVAYDTSSKAGVTGSEPRKASLEAPAAPAVAPSAPAFSCSDLLNCALSLKGDLARDALPLQQYKLVRPRVVNHSSFHAMGALCYLNRGDGPCHPAAGVNIHPVASYFLSSPLHPQPKTYLAERNKLVVPAVEKYPSGVAFKDLSQAQLQHYMKESAQLLSEKIAFKTSDFSRGSPNAKPKVFTCEVCGKVFNAHYNLTRHMPVHTGARPFVCKVCGKGFRQASTLCRHKIIHTQEKPHKCNQCGKAFNRSSTLNTHTRIHAGYKPFVCEFCGKGFHQKGNYKNHKLTHSGEKQFKCNICNKAFHQVYNLTFHMHTHNDKKPFTCPTCGKGFCRNFDLKKHVRKLHDSSLGLARTPAGEPGSDAPPPLQQQPPTTLPPLQPPLPPPGPLQPGLHQGHQ